One window of Quercus robur chromosome 5, dhQueRobu3.1, whole genome shotgun sequence genomic DNA carries:
- the LOC126727119 gene encoding 15.4 kDa class V heat shock protein: MDLSPLHPSWQYLYPSHLLFPYQFTPENYVHWTQTPESHVFSADLPGIRKEEIKVEVEDSRYLIIRTEAIDESSVPAKSFMKKFRLPGRVDIDGISAGYEHGVLTITVPRSFRRRGLYIDLANQPEQPEVVARAA, from the exons ATGGATCTCTCACCTCTCCACCCTTCTTGGCAATACCTCTACCCCTCTCATCTCCTTTTCCCCTACCAGTTCACCCCTGAAAACTATGTTCATTGGACACAAACCCCAGAGTCTCACGTTTTCTCAGCTGATCTCCCTG GTATTAGAAAGGAAGAAATAAAGGTTGAAGTTGAGGACTCAAGGTACCTCATAATTAGAACTGAGGCAATAGATGAATCCTCAGTGCCTGCTAAGAGCTTCATGAAGAAGTTTAGGCTTCCAGGCAGGGTTGATATTGATGGAATCTCTGCTGGGTATGAACATGGGGTTCTAACAATTACAGTGCCAAGGTCTTTCAGGAGGAGGGGCTTGTATATTGATTTGGCAAACCAGCCAGAACAGCCAGAAGTTGTTGCACGTGCTGCTTGA
- the LOC126727118 gene encoding uncharacterized protein LOC126727118: MDLHLKDLFDRFQEQFGSGPGLGPGSGTCLMKVEGVAPNFIKSIFKASAALYRTDPWRRLRPGHFFGIRVGKDLDWSAKKQLFPCVQFIGGDGGDIGFNMFRSENDAKKMTGSRETIRVPNVELLRVTYERESLMFPSNRKMIKSLSLEASGTDRFPVIDVARCTSSGDMQFRDPSLEELRFVYAFMRAISLVHPLLQVDREGGPKWSKLMHFEPFIETVDVQWPPEFSKGYDLVAVTVSHPPGQVYEEKATSTASSTPTKYAEPPKEDAFDDVKVCSNAGSRQCAMCDKEVHGEQSLCCGQCRAMVYCSPICQKQHWKETHKSMCGLYKVMMEKEEELAMKIFMFPCAADQPCKWLESLDIHQKGMWRRRCSCYSHCPFGLLPVKGGLWDSWGGLDDEDYPRDSPFHNHLRDGISSPILLSGWLEYYNLRSLPLSSPVADILSHPLTVYHILTALSISSKNLLLKGKEVILHYLGPEGELDWMPAFAEVGHLLNGLGNIQIVMVGPEVPTNLSGTTSGIGSRVRVNLVRGVYQEEATYLPTPHVVVALNCGLDSYVSWVGALDLIKSRGTPAFFTDQNEISCTNAKKVLRSAGLHITLPVTPNPFRSPVKNQGTSCNLPSYSNGFVLGVNT; this comes from the coding sequence ATGGATTTGCATTTGAAGGACTTGTTTGATAGATTCCAGGAGCAATTTGGGTCTGGTCCTGGGCTTGGTCCTGGATCCGGGACATGTCTTATGAAGGTAGAGGGTGTTGCTCCTAATTTTATTAAGTCGATTTTTAAAGCTTCAGCAGCACTATATAGGACTGATCCATGGAGAAGGTTGCGACCAGGGCATTTTTTTGGTATCCGGGTTGGCAAAGATTTGGATTGGTCTGCCAAGAAACAGCTTTTCCCATGTGTTCAATTCATTGGAGGTGATGGGGGGGATATAGGGTTCAACATGTTTCGATCTGAAAATGATGCTAAGAAGATGACAGGCTCAAGAGAGACTATCCGGGTTCCAAATGTTGAGCTTTTAAGAGTCACGTATGAACGTGAGTCATTGATGTTTCCTTCAAATAGGAAGATGATCAAGTCTTTGTCACTAGAAGCATCAGGGACTGATCGTTTTCCTGTTATTGATGTTGCTCGTTGCACATCATCAGGGGATATGCAGTTTAGGGACCCGAGTCTTGAAGAGCTTAGGTTTGTATATGCATTCATGAGAGCCATCTCTCTGGTGCACCCGTTGCTTCAGGTTGATAGAGAAGGTGGTCCAAAGTGGTCTAAGTTGATGCACTTTGAACCATTTATTGAGACAGTTGATGTTCAGTGGCCTCCAGAATTTTCAAAGGGTTATGACCTTGTTGCAGTTACAGTCTCACACCCACCTGGTCAGGTGTATGAAGAAAAGGCTACTTCAACAGCTAGCTCTACCCCCACCAAATATGCAGAACCACCAAAGGAGGACGCTTTTGATGATGTGAAAGTATGCTCAAATGCTGGCTCGAGACAGTGTGCAATGTGCGATAAGGAAGTTCATGGAGAACAGTCTCTTTGCTGTGGCCAGTGTCGTGCAATGGTTTACTGCAGTCCTATATGCCAGAAGCAGCACTGGAAGGAAACTCATAAAAGCATGTGTGGTCTCTACAAGGTTATgatggaaaaagaagaagagctggcaatgaaaattttcatgttcCCCTGTGCTGCTGACCAGCCTTGTAAATGGCTTGAATCATTAGATATCCATCAGAAAGGCATGTGGAGAAGAAGGTGTAGTTGCTATTCTCACTGCCCTTTTGGTCTCCTTCCTGTTAAAGGTGGGCTGTGGGATTCGTGGGGTGGGCTTGATGATGAAGATTACCCTCGTGATTCTCCTTTTCACAATCATTTGAGAGATGGCATCTCAAGCCCGATCCTTCTTTCTGGTTGGTTAGAGTACTATAACCTTAGGTCACTGCCTTTGTCAAGCCCAGTCGCTGACATTCTCTCTCACCCGTTGACAGTTTATCACATTTTAACAGCTCTGAGTATCAGCTCAAAAAACCTTCTACTCAAGGGGAAGGAGGTAATTCTTCACTACCTTGGGCCTGAGGGAGAGTTGGACTGGATGCCAGCATTTGCAGAGGTTGGTCATTTACTCAATGGATTGGGCAACATTCAAATAGTAATGGTGGGACCTGAAGTTCCAACAAATTTGTCTGGGACAACTTCTGGAATAGGTAGCAGAGTGAGGGTGAACCTTGTGAGGGGTGTTTATCAGGAGGAAGCCACCTATCTGCCTACTCCCCATGTTGTTGTTGCGCTAAACTGTGGATTGGATAGTTATGTGAGTTGGGTTGGAGCTCTTGATTTAATCAAATCCAGGGGCACTCCTGCCTTCTTCACAgatcaaaatgaaatttcatGTACAAATGCCAAAAAGGTTCTTCGCAGTGCTGGACTGCATATCACACTTCCTGTGACACCAAATCCCTTCCGCTCTCCTGTGAAAAATCAAGGGACTTCTTGCAATCTTCCTTCATATAGCAATGGTTTTGTGCTTGGGGTGAATACATGA